The Streptomyces sp. NBC_01268 genome segment GCGTCTTCACCCGCGCCGCCCGCGAAGTCCTCGACGCGGACCGGGCGCTGGCCGACACCCGCCGCTACCTCGGCGCGGGGCGGACGGCGATGACCCACGAGGTCACCAGGCTGCTGGGGATCCTCGACGCGCGGGCGGGGAGCATCGCCTGACGGCACGGCACGGCACGGCATGCACGGCACGGGCAAGGCGGCGGGCCGTCGCCGGGGGCGGCTTCGGCTCCCGCCGCCGGTGGCGAGCTCGACCTCGACCGCGTACCGGACGCCGATGGCTGCCTCCGGTCAGGCGCCGGTGGGGTCCTTCGGCCTCGGCCGCGTGCCCGACACCGGTGGCGGCCTCCCGTCAGGCGCCGGTGGCGACCTCGGCTCCCCCGTCGGCCGCCGCCGCGCCGAACCACCGCTCCAGCCGCGCCTCCAGCTCCCCCTGCTCCTCGCCGACCCAGGCCACGTGCCCGTCCGGCCGCAGCAGCACCGCGGGGGTGCCGGGCACGTCGCCGGAGCCCTCGAAGACGTCGGCGTCGGCGGCGTCGACGAAGTCCTCGACCCGGTCGACCCGGTCCGCCCAGCCCGCCACCGAGAGCCGGCCGGTCTGGTCGAGCAGCAGCCCGCGACCGGCGTGCATCAGCCCGTACAGGCGTCCCCGCTTCAGCGCGACGTCCCGCATGCGCCGGCCGACGAGCCGGTGGGTGTCGCCGAAGTCGTAGCGGACGTCGATCGCGGTCACCATCCCGGTCATGTACCGGTTCACCTCGTCGAAGTCCATCAGCCGCGACAGCAGCGCCCGCAGCGCGGCCGCACCCGGGTCCTCCGTCCCCATCAGCGTGATCTGCGCGCGGGTGTTGTCGAGGACGGCCGCGCCCACCGGGTGCCGCTCGGCGTGGTAGCTGTCGAGGAGGCCCGCCGGCGCCCGGCCGCCCACCTCGGCGGCCAGTTTCCAGCCGAGGTTGAACGCGTCCTGCACGCCGAGGTTCAGCCCCTGCCCGCCCGTCGGCGGATGGATGTGGGCCGCGTCCCCGGCCAGCAGCACCCGGCCGGACCGGTAGCGCTCGGCCTGCCGGGTGGCGTTCCCGAACCGGGAGAGCCAGCGCGGCGCGTGCGCGCCGAAGTCGGTGCCCGCGTGGGCCCGCAGCTGGCGCCGGAACTCGTCGAGGGTCGTCGGGGCCGCCCGGTCCTCGGCCACGCCGTCGGCGGGCACGACGATGCGGTACAGCCCCGGGTGCCCGTCGATGTCGGGGACGGCCCCGAACCGCAGCTGGGTCCTGCGCACCTCCTCGACGACGCTCATGACCGTCGCCCGGTCCGCGGTCACCTCCATGTCGCCCAGGAGCGTCTCGACCGTCGACGGCTCACCGGGGAAGCCGATGCCGGCCAGCTTGCGCACCGTGCTGCGGCCGCCGTCGCACCCCACGAGATAGCGCGACCGCAGCCGCGTGCCGTCGGCGAGCACGACGTCCACCCCGGTGTCGTCCTGGTCGAGCCCGACCACCTCGTGGCCCCGCCGCAGCTCGGCGCCGAGCGCGACGGCACGCTCTTCGAGCAGCCGCTCGGTCACGTGCTGCGGGGTGGTCAGCCCGTACGGATGCGCCGTGTCCAGGCCTTCCGGCCACGTTTTGTGGATGCCCCCGAAGAATCCGCCGACCCGGAACTTCTCGCTCTCCGCGAGAAAACCGTCGAGCAGCCCGCGCTGGTCCATCACCTCGACGCTCCGTGCGTGCAGCCCGCGCCCCCGGGAATGCCCGAGCCGCTCGGCCGACCTCTCCAGGACGAGCACCCGTACGCCGTGCAGCCGCAGCTCACCGGCCAGCATGAGACCGGTCGGCCCGCCGCCGACCACGATCACGTCCGTCATTTCGGAACACCTACTCATGAGATACGCCATTCCGGCAGCTTCTGGAATCGGCCGCCTATTCTGCGCCTCGTACCGGGCCTTGCCGCAAGCCCCCCTGTGCGCTATATCTTGATAGTGGCAAGGAGTCTGTGACTTCCTTGCCTTTGTCATTTCCCGGACCTCTCCCGGGGAACAGGGGGAGGGACGGCGAGTGGTGCGCGAACGGCTTCGGGCCCGGTTCCGTTACTGGTTCGACGGCACGATGGACCGCGGCACACCCGCCCTGATCAGCTGGCTGGCCCTCGCCTCGCTGCTGCTCATCTCGGTGGCCTCCGCGCTGGTCGTCCTGTTCACCGACACCGACGCCGAGGACAACGGCGGCTGGGCGGGCGTCGCCTGGATGAGCCTCCTGCGCACCCTGGACCCCGGCACCATGGGCGGGGACACGGGCGGCCCGGTCTTCCTCGGCCTGATGCTGGCCGTGACGATCGGCGGCATCTTCATCGTCAGCGCCCTCATCGGTGTGCTCACCACCGGCCTGAACCAGCGGATCAACCAGCTCCGCAAGGGCCGGTCGCAGCTCATGGAGCGCGGCCACACCATCGTGCTCGGCTGGTCGGAGCAGGTGTTCACGGTGGTCGCCGAGCTCGTCGAGGCGAACCAGAGCGAACGCCGCTCGTGCGTGGTGATCCTCGCGGACCGGGACAAGGTCGCCATGGAGGACGCGATCCGCGAGCGCATCCCCGAACCGGGGCGCACCCGGGTCGTGTGCCGCTCCGGCAACCCGCTCGTCCGGGCCGACCTGGAGCTCGTCAGTCCCGACACGGCCAAGTCCATCATGGTGCTGCCGCCGTCCGGCGACGACCGCGACGTGGACGTCATCAAGGTGCTGCTCCTGCTCAACAGCCGTGCGTGGAAGCCCGTGCGCCCCCACGTCGTCGCGGCCGTGCACGACTCGGAGAACCTCGCCGCCGCCCGCCTGGCGGCCGGCGGGACGGCCCTGGTGATCGACGCCGAGGACATCGCGGTCCGCCTCATCGCGCAGGCGCACCGCCAGACCGGCCTGTCCACCGTCTTCAACGAACTGCTCAGCTTCGTCGGCAACGAGTTCTACTTCCGCGACGAACCCTCCCTCGTCGGCGCCACCTACGGGGAGGCCCTCGGCGCCTACGCCCGCGGGGTGCCGGCCGGGCTGCACCGCAGCGACGGCCAGGTCCTGGTCAACCCGCCGATGGACACCGT includes the following:
- a CDS encoding CASTOR/POLLUX-related putative ion channel, which translates into the protein MRERLRARFRYWFDGTMDRGTPALISWLALASLLLISVASALVVLFTDTDAEDNGGWAGVAWMSLLRTLDPGTMGGDTGGPVFLGLMLAVTIGGIFIVSALIGVLTTGLNQRINQLRKGRSQLMERGHTIVLGWSEQVFTVVAELVEANQSERRSCVVILADRDKVAMEDAIRERIPEPGRTRVVCRSGNPLVRADLELVSPDTAKSIMVLPPSGDDRDVDVIKVLLLLNSRAWKPVRPHVVAAVHDSENLAAARLAAGGTALVIDAEDIAVRLIAQAHRQTGLSTVFNELLSFVGNEFYFRDEPSLVGATYGEALGAYARGVPAGLHRSDGQVLVNPPMDTVIAPGDQLLMVAEDDLLIRLAGAPAPVVEAAITTAPVQPPHLDRTLLIGENSRTAKLVALLDSFVEPGSTLDIAAPRRPEAALHGHLAHLTVGFKRCEPTRRSSLEALDLGGYQHIVVLSDDTIAPGRADDRTLVTLLHLRDIEVGLGDPYSIVTEMHDDANREVAQVTKADDFIVSTKVISLLLTQLTENRALYAVFADLFDPEGSEIYLKPACDYVVLGAEADFATVVEAARRRGETAIGYRLARHAEAPPTYGIFLNPSRRAPLVFGERDAVVVFAES
- a CDS encoding FAD-dependent monooxygenase, with product MTDVIVVGGGPTGLMLAGELRLHGVRVLVLERSAERLGHSRGRGLHARSVEVMDQRGLLDGFLAESEKFRVGGFFGGIHKTWPEGLDTAHPYGLTTPQHVTERLLEERAVALGAELRRGHEVVGLDQDDTGVDVVLADGTRLRSRYLVGCDGGRSTVRKLAGIGFPGEPSTVETLLGDMEVTADRATVMSVVEEVRRTQLRFGAVPDIDGHPGLYRIVVPADGVAEDRAAPTTLDEFRRQLRAHAGTDFGAHAPRWLSRFGNATRQAERYRSGRVLLAGDAAHIHPPTGGQGLNLGVQDAFNLGWKLAAEVGGRAPAGLLDSYHAERHPVGAAVLDNTRAQITLMGTEDPGAAALRALLSRLMDFDEVNRYMTGMVTAIDVRYDFGDTHRLVGRRMRDVALKRGRLYGLMHAGRGLLLDQTGRLSVAGWADRVDRVEDFVDAADADVFEGSGDVPGTPAVLLRPDGHVAWVGEEQGELEARLERWFGAAAADGGAEVATGA